A single genomic interval of Schistocerca americana isolate TAMUIC-IGC-003095 chromosome 2, iqSchAmer2.1, whole genome shotgun sequence harbors:
- the LOC124594506 gene encoding putative gustatory receptor 2a: MCVSQGAAERENAGNTVNCVSVFVVVAESALSLNYARREVDGSRILFWILYTVYRLVDNLLVLQLTLLVLELRVRFHDINDVIVTTTALHSDKRLSRILLDCSRTTEEFRQPAVNQLHHAHAVLHRAAELLQRHFGFTAALQIITAYSSLLYGSYEILMLWVGSDKSHGIVLSSSILYSVVWVASHLLGAVAVVLSCSATADEAERTRVLVVRADTLRQRQPVWTNMGALLRQVMATQPLSFKAAGFLTIDRRLLMSSLCATITYLVILSQISLD, encoded by the coding sequence ATGTGTGTTTCACAAGGAGCGGCAGAGAGAGAAAATGCCGGGAATACTGTTAACTGCGTTTCTGTATTTGTGGTGGTAGCAGAAAGTGCTTTGTCTCTCAATTACGCTCGGCGTGAAGTTGACGGCAGTCGTATCCTTTTCTGGATCCTGTACACGGTATACAGACTTGTGGACAATCTATTAGTGCTGCAGTTGACCCTGCTCGTTCTCGAACTGCGCGTGAGGTTCCACGATATCAACGATGTTATCGTCACGACAACTGCTCTTCATAGCGACAAGCGCTTGTCGCGCATCCTACTGGACTGTAGCCGAACAACAGAGGAGTTCCGCCAACCAGCAGTAAACCAGCTGCACCACGCACACGCCGTTCTCCATCGCGCAGCAGAGCTCCTACAGCGGCACTTCGGCTTCACTGCGGCTCTGCAAATAATAACAGCTTACTCTAGTCTCCTGTACGGCTCCTACGAGATCCTGATGCTTTGGGTTGGTTCAGACAAGAGCCACGGCATCGTGCTGAGCAGCTCCATCCTGTACTCCGTGGTGTGGGTGGCTTCGCATCTGCTAGGCGCCGTCGCCGTGGTGCTCTCCTGTTCGGCGACAGCAGATGAAGCGGAGCGCACTCGAGTTCTGGTGGTTAGGGCTGACACGCTGAGACAACGTCAGCCAGTCTGGACGAATATGGGGGCTCTGCTGCGGCAAGTGATGGCTACTCAGCCTCTAAGTTTCAAGGCTGCCGGCTTCTTGACGATCGACCGCAGACTGCTGATGTCCAGTCTCTGCGCTACCATTACGTACTTGGTAATACTGAGTCAGATCTCTCTTGATTAA